Within the Micromonospora citrea genome, the region CCGCTGCCGAACCGGCGCACCTGGAAGCTGCGGCGGATCTGGTCGACGCGGTAGAGGTCGCTGCCGGGCGGGCCGGCCATGGGCGGGCCGGCAGTGGGCGGCGGGCCGGCCAGCGGCGGGCCACCCACCGGCGGGCCACCCACCGGCGGGCCACCCATGGGCGGGCCGGCCATCGGCGGCGGGCCGCCGAAGCCCTGCTGCGGGGGCGGACCGGCCGGGCCCCGGCCGCGCATGTCGCGCAGCTCCCGCTCGGACATCCGGATCTCGGCCGTCATGTCGGCACGGCCGCGCCGGCCAGCCTCGAAGCCGTCGAAGCGCGGCTCGTCGCCGTAGCCACCGGGGCCGTCACCGTAACCGCCCCGAGGATCGCCGGGACCGTCACCGTAGCCGCCGGGGCCGTCGCCGTAACCGCCCCGAGGGTCGCCGTATCCACCGGGTCCGCCGGGCCCGTCGCCGTAACCGCCGGGGCCACCCGGGCCGTCACCGTAGCCACCCCGAGGATCGCCGGGACCGTCACCGTAGCCGCCAGGGCCACCCGGGCCGTCACCGTAGCCACCCCGAGGATCGCCGGGACCGTCACCGTAGCCGCCAGGGCCACCCGGGCCGTCGCCGTAGGCGCCGGGGCCGGCGGGCAGGCCGCGCGGCGGCGGACCGCCGTGGCCCATCGGAGCGCCCGGACCCATCGGGCCGGGACCGCCCGGACCGCGCGCCGGCTCGTAGCCGCCACGGGGGCCGTCGTAACCACCGGCGAAGGCGCCGGTGGGCTCCTCGTAGCGGCCGTAACGGTCGGCGGGCGGAGGGCCGGCCTGCGCGGGCATCGGCCGGGGCGGCATCGGCTGCGGGACCGGAGACATGCCGCGGTCGTCGCGCGCCGGCGGGCCCATCCGGTCCGGCGGGCCGAGCCGGTCGCCCATCCGGGGATCACCGCCGCGACCACCGGCGCCACCGCGCTCCTCCAGCTCGGCCAGCTGCC harbors:
- a CDS encoding DivIVA domain-containing protein, which translates into the protein MASQGQRFRRKALRRGYKVDEVDAFLDRVEATLDGRPVGAPVASQEVHDVVFRVRFNGYDEWQVDLHLDRVERQLAELEERGGAGGRGGDPRMGDRLGPPDRMGPPARDDRGMSPVPQPMPPRPMPAQAGPPPADRYGRYEEPTGAFAGGYDGPRGGYEPARGPGGPGPMGPGAPMGHGGPPPRGLPAGPGAYGDGPGGPGGYGDGPGDPRGGYGDGPGGPGGYGDGPGDPRGGYGDGPGGPGGYGDGPGGPGGYGDPRGGYGDGPGGYGDGPGDPRGGYGDGPGGYGDEPRFDGFEAGRRGRADMTAEIRMSERELRDMRGRGPAGPPPQQGFGGPPPMAGPPMGGPPVGGPPVGGPPLAGPPPTAGPPMAGPPGSDLYRVDQIRRSFQVRRFGSGYDPDQVDRFFDSLLGGMQGRNPMPVNPKELDSLRFPLVPGGYFEAEVDAALKDVQDILFGR